One segment of Toxotes jaculatrix isolate fToxJac2 chromosome 8, fToxJac2.pri, whole genome shotgun sequence DNA contains the following:
- the LOC121185766 gene encoding zinc finger protein 585A-like isoform X2 has product METSSVYMCFPCYQEFNTLEEVLKHQLTCTAEDEQSDASGATPVTVPVLQTQQKVVNISRTVAAPQIQIQARHSSLQLDKSALRQAAVSAKLSSDQPRILYQCGDCDELFKTLDLWQQHRKEETCQQSASGSKSKPDSQLEEETSSAQCSTSALNPDDSSLSQSESSENFKPEPAEQPVAEEERQQDTETSAAQSSDPPVSEATSSTSNPEDSSPKKRGANKKPKPEPVLLCVDCGSCFGLVSELVAHRRTQHGFEEALHRCSVCGESFLNTTLFLYHRKQHRQKGEEKVVVVPEETPLEEVCTQSNVTDEQGQDATPSATTVTSTFTQPELFMCTQCGQSFSDEEGLAAHRKQQHGLKEPLHRCSHCGVSFMNTTQYLYHRREHTFTSGTEVADGAETDDETAAAKPQDTPQSSKRLLSPPASASDSGSPVPKRSRPTFRILSGGSALRGNKGSGAKEETEGSTAADSDNTNQPPPAKLLQDWARTPLPHVCPYCGKTFTRRVFLRTHVYSHTGEKLFTCKVCTKSFTNSQSLLRHSMSHTGNKPFSCDICGKNFSQAATLKRHQRIHTSTQPRRKRGRKPVCTLDNEGAVHLFPCPHCPSRFNTEDQLNHHKLLHTSHPFPCPDCGEAFKRRKDLDLHSLTHQDKQPAMCPHCSSQFVNQSVLEIHLQRCPTTEEEKNAGRGRGQGRGRCTGQIECDLCGHRCMTQEGLDLHRLSHTGQTPLKCPVRPCRRRFTSNCALEEHVLAHFQGTLSKSKNRPRFRCQICLKEFAYNSTFNVHMRTHTDERPFECTTCGKRFRQLPHLQDHERIHSGLRPFCCWICGKSFSVAARLTEHARTHSGEKPYPCPHCTAAFRSRSNLDKHIRLHGDLPLETAEQVAQAAEAAQVQKVLEGAKVLSSLATTGDVDSGSVQTIYVLQGAEGGTETVMIPSDQLSGMEGASQVVILPSSVLGTQAITVPTITMDGNEITMVETSQSPQHTIEFIVEETV; this is encoded by the exons ATGGAGACTTCGTCAGTGTACATGTGCTTCCCCTGCTACCAGGAGTTCAACACTCTAGAGGAGGTACTCAAGCACCAGTTGACGTGTACTGCTGAGGATGAACAGTCAGACGCATCAGGAGCCACCCCTGTCACTGTTCCAGTGCTACAGACTCAG CAAAAGGTAGTAAATATATCAAGGACAGTTGCCGCCCCACAGATTCAAATCCAAGCAAGACACTCCTCTTTGCAACTTGATAAGAGTGCACTCAGgcaggctgcagtcagtgcaaagctgtcatcagaCCAGCCCAGAATCCTCTACCAGTGCGGGGACTGTGATGAACTTTTCAAGACCCTGGACCTTTGGCAGCAACATCGTAAAGAAGAGACATGTCAGCAGTCTGCCTCTGGGAGCAAGTCAAAACCTGATTCACAACTTGAGGAGGAGACCTCCTCAGCTCAGTGCTCCACTTCAGCTTTAAATCCAGATGATTCTTCTCTCTCACAGAGTGAAAGTAGCGAAAATTTCAAGCCAGAACCAGCGGAGCAACCTgtagcagaggaagagaggcagcaggacacagagacctctgcagctcagagctCTGATCCTCCTGTTTCTGAGGCGACCTCTTCAACCTCTAATCCAGAGGATTCATCTCCCAAGAAGAGAGGGGCAAACAAAAAGCCTAAGCCTGAGCCAGTGCTCCTCTGTGTTGACTGTGGCTCATGCTTTGGCCTGGTGTCTGAACTAGTGGCCCATCGCAGGACACAGCACGGCTTTGAGGAAGCTCTGCACCGCTGCTCTGTTTGCGGGGAAAGCTTTCTAAACACTACACTCTTTCTTTACCACCGCaagcaacacagacagaaaggcgAAGAAAAGGTGGTAGTGGTTCCTGAAGAGACACCTTTAGAGGAGGTTTGTACTCAGAGCAATGTGACTGATGAGCAGGGTCAGGATGCCACTCCATCCGCCACCACTGTCACCTCCACTTTCACACAGCCCGAGCTGTTTATGTGCACCCAGTGTGGGCAGAGCTTCAGCGATGAGGAAGGACTGGCTGCCCATCGTAAGCAGCAGCACGGCCTGAAGGAGCCACTACACAGATGCTCCCATTGTGGCGTTAGCTTCATGAACACCACCCAGTACCTGTACCATCGCCGCGAGCACACCTTCACATCAGGGACGGAGGTGGCGGATGGAGCTGAAACCGATGATGAAACAGCCGCCGCTAAACCTCAGGATACCCCTCAGAGCTCAAAGCGGCTGCTTTCCCCGCCCGCCTCTGCCAGTGATTCAGGTTCACCCGTTCCTAAGAGAAGTAGACCCACTTTCAGGATCCTGAGCGGTGGTAGTGCCCTCAGAG gAAACAAGGGATCAGGCgccaaagaggaaacagagggcagcactgcagcagactCAGACAACACCAACCAACCTCCACCTGCTAAGCTGCTGCAGGACTGGGCCCGTACACCATTACCCCATGTTTGCCCTTACTGTGGCAAAACCTTCACCCGACGCGTCTTCCTCCGCACCCATGTGTACAGCCACACTGGAGAAAAACTCTTCACGTGCAAG GTGTGCACAAAGTCCTTCACCAACTCACAGAGCCTACTGCGCCACAGCATGAGCCACACAGGCAACAAGCCCTTCAGCTGCGATATTTGTGGCAAAAACTTCTCGCAGGCAGCCACCCTGAAGAGACACCAACGCATTCACACATCAACACAGCCTCGGCGCAAGCGTGGAAGAAAACCG GTGTGTACTTTGGACAATGAGGGAGCTGTTCATCTCTTCCCGTGTCCTCACTGCCCCTCACGGTTCAACACGGAGGATCAGCTTAACCATCACAA aCTGCTCCACACCAGCCACCCATTCCCTTGCCCAGACTGTGGAGAGGCCTTTAAACGCAGGAAAGACCTTGACCTGCACTCGCTCACTCATCAAG ACAAGCAGCCGGCGATGTGCCCTCACTGTTCATCCCAATTTGTGAACCAGTCCGTGCTGGAAATCCACCTGCAGCGTTGTCCtaccacagaggaggagaagaatgcTGGCCGTGGCCGGGGTCAGGGCCGGGGACGCTGCACTGGACAG ATTGAGTGTGACCTATGTGGCCACCGTTGCATGACCCAGGAGGGCCTCGACCTCCATCGGTTGTCCCACACGGGCCAGACACCCCTCAAATGCCCAGTGAGGCCTTGCCGCCGCCGATTTACCTCCAACTGTGCCCTGGAGGAGCACGTGCTGGCGCATTTCCAGGGAACACTCAGCAAGTCCAAAAACCGACCCCGCTTCCGCTGTCAGATTTGCCTCAAGGAATTTGCCTACAATTCCACTTTCAATGTTCACATGAGGACACATACTGATGAGAGGCCCTTTGAG TGCACCACATGTGGCAAGCGTTTCCGCCAGTTACCACATCTGCAGGACCATGAGCGCATCCACAGTGGCCTGCGGCCTTTCTGCTGCTGGATTTGCGGTAAGAGTTTCAGCGTGGCCGCCCGTCTCACCGAGCACGCCCGTACTCACAGCGGTGAGAAGCCCTACCCGTGTCcccactgcactgctgccttCCGCTCTCGCTCGAATCTGGACAAACACATCCGGCTACATGGAGACCTGCCTTTGGAAACCGCTGAGCAGGTGGCACAAGCAGCAGAGGCTGCCCAGGTCCAGAAGGTGCTGGAGGGGGCCAAGGTGCTGTCTTCTCTGGCCACCACGGGGGATGTTGATTCTGGCTCAGTGCAGACCATCTATGTGTTGCAGGGGGCCGAAGGAGGTACTGAGACGGTCATGATCCCATCTGACCAGCTCAGTGGCATGGAGGGTGCCTCGCAGGTCGTCATCCTACCTTCCTCTGTTCTAGGAACTCAGGCCATCACTGTTCCCACTATCACCATGGATGGAAATGAAATCACCATGGTGGAGACGAGCCAGTCACCGCAACATACCATCGAGTTCATTGTAGAGGAGACGGTATGA
- the LOC121185766 gene encoding zinc finger protein 585A-like isoform X1 encodes MSTAMETSSVYMCFPCYQEFNTLEEVLKHQLTCTAEDEQSDASGATPVTVPVLQTQQKVVNISRTVAAPQIQIQARHSSLQLDKSALRQAAVSAKLSSDQPRILYQCGDCDELFKTLDLWQQHRKEETCQQSASGSKSKPDSQLEEETSSAQCSTSALNPDDSSLSQSESSENFKPEPAEQPVAEEERQQDTETSAAQSSDPPVSEATSSTSNPEDSSPKKRGANKKPKPEPVLLCVDCGSCFGLVSELVAHRRTQHGFEEALHRCSVCGESFLNTTLFLYHRKQHRQKGEEKVVVVPEETPLEEVCTQSNVTDEQGQDATPSATTVTSTFTQPELFMCTQCGQSFSDEEGLAAHRKQQHGLKEPLHRCSHCGVSFMNTTQYLYHRREHTFTSGTEVADGAETDDETAAAKPQDTPQSSKRLLSPPASASDSGSPVPKRSRPTFRILSGGSALRGNKGSGAKEETEGSTAADSDNTNQPPPAKLLQDWARTPLPHVCPYCGKTFTRRVFLRTHVYSHTGEKLFTCKVCTKSFTNSQSLLRHSMSHTGNKPFSCDICGKNFSQAATLKRHQRIHTSTQPRRKRGRKPVCTLDNEGAVHLFPCPHCPSRFNTEDQLNHHKLLHTSHPFPCPDCGEAFKRRKDLDLHSLTHQDKQPAMCPHCSSQFVNQSVLEIHLQRCPTTEEEKNAGRGRGQGRGRCTGQIECDLCGHRCMTQEGLDLHRLSHTGQTPLKCPVRPCRRRFTSNCALEEHVLAHFQGTLSKSKNRPRFRCQICLKEFAYNSTFNVHMRTHTDERPFECTTCGKRFRQLPHLQDHERIHSGLRPFCCWICGKSFSVAARLTEHARTHSGEKPYPCPHCTAAFRSRSNLDKHIRLHGDLPLETAEQVAQAAEAAQVQKVLEGAKVLSSLATTGDVDSGSVQTIYVLQGAEGGTETVMIPSDQLSGMEGASQVVILPSSVLGTQAITVPTITMDGNEITMVETSQSPQHTIEFIVEETV; translated from the exons ATGTCAACAG CCATGGAGACTTCGTCAGTGTACATGTGCTTCCCCTGCTACCAGGAGTTCAACACTCTAGAGGAGGTACTCAAGCACCAGTTGACGTGTACTGCTGAGGATGAACAGTCAGACGCATCAGGAGCCACCCCTGTCACTGTTCCAGTGCTACAGACTCAG CAAAAGGTAGTAAATATATCAAGGACAGTTGCCGCCCCACAGATTCAAATCCAAGCAAGACACTCCTCTTTGCAACTTGATAAGAGTGCACTCAGgcaggctgcagtcagtgcaaagctgtcatcagaCCAGCCCAGAATCCTCTACCAGTGCGGGGACTGTGATGAACTTTTCAAGACCCTGGACCTTTGGCAGCAACATCGTAAAGAAGAGACATGTCAGCAGTCTGCCTCTGGGAGCAAGTCAAAACCTGATTCACAACTTGAGGAGGAGACCTCCTCAGCTCAGTGCTCCACTTCAGCTTTAAATCCAGATGATTCTTCTCTCTCACAGAGTGAAAGTAGCGAAAATTTCAAGCCAGAACCAGCGGAGCAACCTgtagcagaggaagagaggcagcaggacacagagacctctgcagctcagagctCTGATCCTCCTGTTTCTGAGGCGACCTCTTCAACCTCTAATCCAGAGGATTCATCTCCCAAGAAGAGAGGGGCAAACAAAAAGCCTAAGCCTGAGCCAGTGCTCCTCTGTGTTGACTGTGGCTCATGCTTTGGCCTGGTGTCTGAACTAGTGGCCCATCGCAGGACACAGCACGGCTTTGAGGAAGCTCTGCACCGCTGCTCTGTTTGCGGGGAAAGCTTTCTAAACACTACACTCTTTCTTTACCACCGCaagcaacacagacagaaaggcgAAGAAAAGGTGGTAGTGGTTCCTGAAGAGACACCTTTAGAGGAGGTTTGTACTCAGAGCAATGTGACTGATGAGCAGGGTCAGGATGCCACTCCATCCGCCACCACTGTCACCTCCACTTTCACACAGCCCGAGCTGTTTATGTGCACCCAGTGTGGGCAGAGCTTCAGCGATGAGGAAGGACTGGCTGCCCATCGTAAGCAGCAGCACGGCCTGAAGGAGCCACTACACAGATGCTCCCATTGTGGCGTTAGCTTCATGAACACCACCCAGTACCTGTACCATCGCCGCGAGCACACCTTCACATCAGGGACGGAGGTGGCGGATGGAGCTGAAACCGATGATGAAACAGCCGCCGCTAAACCTCAGGATACCCCTCAGAGCTCAAAGCGGCTGCTTTCCCCGCCCGCCTCTGCCAGTGATTCAGGTTCACCCGTTCCTAAGAGAAGTAGACCCACTTTCAGGATCCTGAGCGGTGGTAGTGCCCTCAGAG gAAACAAGGGATCAGGCgccaaagaggaaacagagggcagcactgcagcagactCAGACAACACCAACCAACCTCCACCTGCTAAGCTGCTGCAGGACTGGGCCCGTACACCATTACCCCATGTTTGCCCTTACTGTGGCAAAACCTTCACCCGACGCGTCTTCCTCCGCACCCATGTGTACAGCCACACTGGAGAAAAACTCTTCACGTGCAAG GTGTGCACAAAGTCCTTCACCAACTCACAGAGCCTACTGCGCCACAGCATGAGCCACACAGGCAACAAGCCCTTCAGCTGCGATATTTGTGGCAAAAACTTCTCGCAGGCAGCCACCCTGAAGAGACACCAACGCATTCACACATCAACACAGCCTCGGCGCAAGCGTGGAAGAAAACCG GTGTGTACTTTGGACAATGAGGGAGCTGTTCATCTCTTCCCGTGTCCTCACTGCCCCTCACGGTTCAACACGGAGGATCAGCTTAACCATCACAA aCTGCTCCACACCAGCCACCCATTCCCTTGCCCAGACTGTGGAGAGGCCTTTAAACGCAGGAAAGACCTTGACCTGCACTCGCTCACTCATCAAG ACAAGCAGCCGGCGATGTGCCCTCACTGTTCATCCCAATTTGTGAACCAGTCCGTGCTGGAAATCCACCTGCAGCGTTGTCCtaccacagaggaggagaagaatgcTGGCCGTGGCCGGGGTCAGGGCCGGGGACGCTGCACTGGACAG ATTGAGTGTGACCTATGTGGCCACCGTTGCATGACCCAGGAGGGCCTCGACCTCCATCGGTTGTCCCACACGGGCCAGACACCCCTCAAATGCCCAGTGAGGCCTTGCCGCCGCCGATTTACCTCCAACTGTGCCCTGGAGGAGCACGTGCTGGCGCATTTCCAGGGAACACTCAGCAAGTCCAAAAACCGACCCCGCTTCCGCTGTCAGATTTGCCTCAAGGAATTTGCCTACAATTCCACTTTCAATGTTCACATGAGGACACATACTGATGAGAGGCCCTTTGAG TGCACCACATGTGGCAAGCGTTTCCGCCAGTTACCACATCTGCAGGACCATGAGCGCATCCACAGTGGCCTGCGGCCTTTCTGCTGCTGGATTTGCGGTAAGAGTTTCAGCGTGGCCGCCCGTCTCACCGAGCACGCCCGTACTCACAGCGGTGAGAAGCCCTACCCGTGTCcccactgcactgctgccttCCGCTCTCGCTCGAATCTGGACAAACACATCCGGCTACATGGAGACCTGCCTTTGGAAACCGCTGAGCAGGTGGCACAAGCAGCAGAGGCTGCCCAGGTCCAGAAGGTGCTGGAGGGGGCCAAGGTGCTGTCTTCTCTGGCCACCACGGGGGATGTTGATTCTGGCTCAGTGCAGACCATCTATGTGTTGCAGGGGGCCGAAGGAGGTACTGAGACGGTCATGATCCCATCTGACCAGCTCAGTGGCATGGAGGGTGCCTCGCAGGTCGTCATCCTACCTTCCTCTGTTCTAGGAACTCAGGCCATCACTGTTCCCACTATCACCATGGATGGAAATGAAATCACCATGGTGGAGACGAGCCAGTCACCGCAACATACCATCGAGTTCATTGTAGAGGAGACGGTATGA